In Candidatus Alcyoniella australis, a genomic segment contains:
- a CDS encoding ABC transporter permease, translating to MGGLAGYYNLIREISVSDFKLRYKNSTLGFVWVILEPLAMMSIMYVIFARIVRIQIDNYQLFLLIGLVQWQLFSRGTNSGINILVGRSDILKKIYFPRKVMVFSACLTTLFMACFEMLIFLVMGLIFGLDFRPGLLWLVPLFLLEFVVIYTICLFLAPLNLRMRDLQNTWNIVIRMGFYLSPVLYSVDFIPERFRGLYLFNPMARIIHFTRHVVFPEANYIDHWFWPFVALVLVLFIAANLLFTKLEPRFGDYV from the coding sequence ATGGGCGGACTGGCCGGTTACTACAACCTGATTCGCGAGATCTCGGTCAGCGATTTCAAGCTGCGCTACAAGAACTCGACCCTGGGCTTCGTCTGGGTGATTCTCGAACCGTTGGCGATGATGTCGATTATGTACGTCATCTTCGCCCGCATCGTGCGCATACAGATCGATAACTACCAGCTTTTCCTGTTGATCGGGCTGGTGCAGTGGCAGCTGTTCTCGCGCGGCACCAACAGCGGGATCAACATCCTGGTCGGGCGCTCGGACATTCTGAAAAAGATCTATTTCCCACGCAAGGTGATGGTCTTCTCGGCCTGTCTGACCACGCTGTTCATGGCCTGTTTTGAAATGCTGATCTTCCTGGTGATGGGGCTGATCTTCGGCCTGGACTTCCGGCCGGGACTGCTGTGGCTGGTGCCGCTGTTTTTACTCGAGTTCGTGGTGATCTACACGATCTGCCTGTTCTTGGCCCCGCTGAACCTGCGAATGCGTGATTTGCAGAATACCTGGAACATCGTGATCCGCATGGGCTTCTACCTCAGTCCGGTGCTGTACTCGGTGGACTTCATCCCCGAGCGGTTCCGCGGGTTGTACCTGTTCAACCCGATGGCGCGGATCATTCACTTCACACGCCACGTGGTGTTCCCCGAGGCCAACTACATCGACCATTGGTTCTGGCCGTTCGTGGCCCTGGTGTTGGTGCTGTTCATCGCAGCCAACCTGCTGTTTACCAAGCTCGAGCCGCGCTTCGGGGATTACGTATGA
- a CDS encoding cellulase family glycosylhydrolase — MRLIHASAVALLAICLLLVACEADDFNLAEQAAQPLPQIHVERTHFKDAHGRYMFVHGVNVGGSTKFPATENPISYVGKPFPLEKADENFTRLRDAGFNVLRLLVIWEALEPEASGQYDYEYLDYIEQIVSKANDYGIYVFLDMHQDLYSRHLAKYYTDSDLLDGMDLDVPQDTDEPLNNLVRGDGAPRWAVQVPLFDKNVSSPEWGMPPEDVDDPADTNDMLAIDPWGVNYFTSIDLNRCWAVFFAGRSVYPNWYIEGKNVQDFLQDSFTNAWLQVVTRVKDYPNVMGYDILNEPGGFYLMFTIYAITYREMLESGGHDLTPAEVDVVLDEAVAELLQGGMPSDLVQSIRDFIVNSGRMPDTAQKLAAGGFPLKAAEGSPYRPDFGASIALNSGFNRNYLQPFHERVGQAMQAQDPDAIFFIEESIGLGDANIGVYWSPMLKPEGLDQVVFAPHYYADIYPFLGYDASPREFTVDEVKYRDYTEKLQAVIDSSAEHLSNVPVLLGEFGTYFNFGGIEQARAENYAVSTEILDNYFEALETLMMHHTMWNYSPENEPLNGDGWNEEDFSILGPDRQYRSATAYIRPYARFSAGRPLETHFYSDHHYYDPIPGQPTPYHEYYLAMDSLESSAPTEIIVPRLQYPEGFYVYLSDGRCAFDHELQLLYWYIDDGSPDVDHTIRIRPPYQDSGDSEWDYFFFEDAVRENGRRS, encoded by the coding sequence ATGCGTCTGATTCACGCTAGCGCGGTCGCATTGCTGGCAATTTGCCTGTTGCTGGTTGCCTGTGAAGCTGACGATTTCAACCTGGCGGAGCAGGCTGCGCAGCCGCTGCCGCAGATCCACGTGGAACGCACGCATTTCAAAGATGCGCATGGCCGCTACATGTTTGTCCACGGCGTCAATGTCGGCGGCTCCACCAAGTTCCCGGCCACCGAGAACCCGATCTCTTACGTGGGCAAGCCCTTTCCCCTGGAGAAGGCCGACGAGAACTTCACGCGGCTGCGTGACGCCGGGTTCAACGTGCTGCGGCTGCTGGTGATCTGGGAGGCGCTGGAGCCCGAGGCCAGCGGCCAATACGACTACGAGTACCTGGACTACATCGAGCAGATCGTGTCCAAGGCCAACGACTACGGCATCTACGTGTTTCTGGACATGCACCAGGATCTATACTCCCGGCACCTGGCCAAGTACTACACCGACTCGGACCTGCTCGACGGAATGGACCTGGACGTGCCACAGGATACCGACGAGCCGCTGAACAACCTGGTGCGCGGCGACGGCGCTCCGCGTTGGGCGGTGCAGGTGCCGCTGTTTGACAAAAACGTCTCCTCACCTGAGTGGGGCATGCCCCCGGAGGATGTGGACGACCCGGCCGACACCAACGACATGCTGGCGATCGACCCTTGGGGCGTGAACTACTTCACATCGATCGACCTCAACCGCTGCTGGGCGGTGTTCTTCGCCGGGCGCTCGGTCTACCCCAACTGGTACATCGAGGGCAAGAACGTCCAGGACTTTCTGCAGGACTCGTTCACCAACGCCTGGCTGCAAGTCGTCACGCGGGTCAAGGACTATCCCAACGTGATGGGCTACGACATTCTCAACGAGCCCGGCGGCTTCTACCTGATGTTCACGATCTACGCCATCACCTACCGCGAGATGCTCGAGAGCGGGGGCCACGACCTGACGCCCGCCGAGGTCGACGTGGTCCTCGACGAGGCGGTGGCCGAGCTGCTGCAGGGCGGCATGCCATCGGACTTGGTGCAGTCGATCCGTGACTTCATCGTCAACTCCGGCCGCATGCCCGACACGGCGCAGAAGCTGGCTGCCGGTGGATTCCCGCTCAAGGCCGCCGAGGGCTCGCCCTATCGGCCGGACTTTGGCGCCTCGATCGCGCTCAACTCGGGCTTCAACCGCAACTACCTTCAGCCGTTCCACGAGCGGGTCGGCCAGGCGATGCAGGCCCAGGATCCGGACGCGATCTTCTTTATCGAGGAATCGATCGGGCTGGGCGACGCCAACATTGGCGTCTATTGGTCGCCAATGCTCAAACCCGAAGGCCTGGACCAGGTGGTCTTCGCCCCGCACTATTACGCCGACATCTACCCCTTCCTGGGCTATGACGCCTCGCCGCGCGAGTTCACCGTGGACGAGGTCAAGTACCGCGACTACACCGAGAAGCTGCAGGCGGTGATCGATTCGTCGGCCGAGCACCTGAGCAACGTGCCGGTGCTGCTGGGCGAGTTCGGCACCTACTTCAACTTCGGCGGCATCGAACAAGCGCGGGCCGAGAACTACGCGGTCTCGACCGAGATCCTCGACAACTACTTCGAGGCGCTCGAGACGCTGATGATGCACCACACGATGTGGAACTACTCCCCAGAGAATGAGCCGCTCAACGGCGACGGATGGAACGAGGAGGACTTCTCGATTCTCGGGCCGGATCGCCAGTACCGCTCGGCCACAGCCTACATCCGGCCCTATGCGCGCTTCTCAGCCGGTCGGCCGCTGGAGACGCACTTCTACTCCGACCACCACTACTACGATCCGATCCCCGGTCAGCCGACCCCCTATCACGAGTACTACCTGGCGATGGATTCGCTGGAGTCCAGCGCGCCCACCGAGATCATCGTTCCGCGGCTGCAATACCCCGAGGGCTTCTACGTCTATCTCTCCGACGGTCGTTGCGCCTTTGATCACGAGCTGCAACTGCTCTACTGGTACATCGACGACGGCTCGCCCGACGTGGATCACACGATCCGCATCCGGCCGCCCTACCAGGACTCGGGCGACAGCGAGTGGGATTACTTCTTCTTTGAAGACGCCGTGCGCGAGAACGGGAGGCGGTCATGA
- a CDS encoding glycosyltransferase family 4 protein encodes MRILGCSIDFRPKDGGISTFAFEVARSLQKEVDEVYFVASRVEGWREFDKTSPFPIYRTDFALAPMNKTIKASLQELRNMFSSMRLFRRVIRENKIECIVCFHWRIFGLVSLLLARWMGIKFCMVGYGLELAPYRRRKVRGLPWSKALRNLTANLVERAENAVRAAAFRKADGVFAISEFTEEMIRSVGVDQQRLCMTYCGVDPQAFTPEAGAGEVLARHGLEGKRVVVSISRLIRRKGMDKALHAFGRVLERVPDAIYLIVGRGPYEKDLRKIVAERKLEQHVVFAGFVPDEELPQYYNASELFLLPCREVPGGDVEGFGIVFLEANACIKPVVAGRSGGVVDAVEDGVSGILVDPLDEQQIADAVVKLLQDRELAATMGRQGRERVLEKFTWQAVGQRFHRCIQNVIEHGRPC; translated from the coding sequence ATGAGAATCCTCGGGTGCTCCATCGATTTTCGTCCCAAAGACGGCGGGATTTCGACCTTCGCCTTTGAGGTCGCCCGCTCGCTGCAGAAGGAGGTGGACGAGGTCTATTTCGTTGCCTCGCGCGTAGAGGGTTGGCGCGAATTCGACAAGACCAGCCCGTTTCCGATCTACCGCACAGACTTCGCCCTGGCGCCGATGAACAAGACGATCAAGGCCTCGCTGCAAGAGCTGCGCAACATGTTCAGCTCGATGCGGTTGTTCCGGCGCGTGATCCGCGAGAACAAGATCGAGTGCATCGTCTGCTTCCATTGGCGGATCTTCGGCCTGGTCAGCCTGCTGCTGGCGCGTTGGATGGGGATCAAGTTCTGCATGGTCGGCTACGGCCTGGAACTCGCGCCCTACAGGCGCCGCAAGGTGCGGGGCCTGCCCTGGAGCAAGGCTCTGCGCAACCTGACGGCCAACCTAGTCGAACGTGCGGAGAACGCGGTGCGGGCCGCGGCCTTCCGTAAGGCCGACGGCGTGTTCGCGATCAGCGAATTTACCGAGGAGATGATCCGCTCCGTGGGCGTGGACCAGCAACGCTTATGCATGACCTACTGCGGCGTCGACCCCCAGGCGTTCACCCCCGAGGCCGGCGCCGGCGAAGTGTTGGCGCGCCACGGGCTCGAGGGCAAACGGGTTGTAGTCTCGATCTCGCGGCTGATCCGGCGCAAGGGAATGGACAAGGCGCTGCACGCCTTTGGCCGCGTGCTCGAGCGCGTGCCCGACGCAATCTACCTGATCGTCGGACGCGGCCCCTACGAAAAGGACCTGCGCAAGATCGTGGCCGAACGCAAATTGGAGCAGCACGTGGTCTTTGCCGGATTCGTGCCCGACGAGGAGTTGCCGCAGTACTACAACGCTTCGGAGCTGTTCCTGCTGCCTTGCCGCGAGGTGCCCGGCGGCGACGTCGAGGGCTTCGGCATCGTGTTTCTAGAAGCCAACGCCTGCATCAAGCCGGTGGTCGCCGGACGCTCGGGCGGCGTGGTCGACGCGGTGGAGGACGGCGTCAGCGGAATCCTGGTCGACCCACTGGACGAGCAGCAGATCGCCGACGCGGTGGTCAAGCTGCTGCAGGACCGCGAACTGGCCGCGACCATGGGCCGCCAGGGACGCGAGCGGGTGCTCGAGAAGTTCACCTGGCAGGCCGTGGGCCAGCGCTTCCATCGCTGCATCCAGAATGTGATCGAGCACGGCCGCCCCTGCTAG
- a CDS encoding class I SAM-dependent methyltransferase, with amino-acid sequence MYKDYDVKLRRTKADDYREYQRKFLEAFREHGCRSVLDLGCGQGVFLDLLAEAEIEGLGIDLDQNFVEEIRGRGFEALHGSALEGLDRLDRKFDGVFLSHLIEHHRSTDALELCRKIHNVLTPGGLVLIVTPNVRSLIQHLEIFYRDYTHERFYPAELIGFFLEQAGFEDVQSQELPESAYIQVPGVSVDSQRPERFSDKRFPSPRVRRIEQPAKALEPIAIPERQKPLVGHGPLARLVRRWLGVSRLEQDCAALHLASAQAFEQLVERTNAQLLSLARSQQQLSEAILETFEGLQQARQEFIANHNKLVDKVVNVQSVLNRDNEVVSFLVRHALRPNDISVSASRPVEPPA; translated from the coding sequence ATGTATAAGGATTACGACGTCAAGCTGCGCAGGACCAAGGCTGACGATTACCGCGAATACCAGCGCAAGTTTCTCGAGGCGTTCAGGGAGCACGGCTGTCGCAGCGTGCTCGATCTGGGCTGCGGCCAAGGGGTGTTTCTCGATCTGCTGGCCGAGGCGGAGATCGAGGGCTTGGGAATCGACCTCGACCAAAATTTCGTCGAGGAGATCCGCGGCCGCGGATTCGAGGCGCTGCATGGGTCCGCGCTCGAGGGGCTGGACCGGCTCGATCGGAAATTCGACGGCGTATTCCTCTCGCACCTGATCGAGCATCACCGGTCCACAGACGCCCTGGAGCTGTGCCGTAAAATTCACAACGTGCTGACGCCCGGCGGCCTGGTGCTGATCGTGACGCCCAACGTGCGCTCGCTGATTCAGCACCTGGAGATATTCTACCGCGACTACACCCACGAGCGCTTCTACCCCGCCGAGCTAATCGGTTTCTTTCTCGAGCAGGCCGGTTTCGAGGACGTGCAGTCCCAGGAGCTGCCCGAGAGCGCCTATATCCAGGTGCCCGGAGTCAGCGTCGACAGCCAGCGGCCCGAACGCTTTTCGGACAAGCGTTTCCCCTCGCCGCGCGTACGTCGGATTGAGCAGCCGGCCAAGGCGCTGGAGCCGATCGCGATCCCCGAGCGCCAGAAACCGCTGGTGGGACACGGACCGCTGGCGCGGCTGGTGCGTCGCTGGCTGGGCGTTTCCAGGCTCGAGCAGGACTGCGCCGCGTTGCACCTCGCGTCGGCCCAGGCCTTCGAACAGTTGGTCGAACGCACCAACGCCCAACTGCTGTCCCTGGCGCGCAGCCAGCAACAACTGTCGGAGGCAATCCTCGAGACCTTCGAGGGTCTGCAACAGGCGCGGCAGGAGTTCATTGCCAACCACAACAAACTGGTCGATAAGGTCGTCAACGTGCAAAGCGTGCTGAATCGGGACAACGAGGTGGTCAGCTTCCTGGTGCGCCACGCCCTGCGGCCCAACGACATCAGCGTCAGCGCGAGCAGGCCCGTCGAGCCTCCTGCATGA
- a CDS encoding YvcK family protein, translating to MAVVKDRPKSIVTIGGGHGQTNMLRALTMLECEISAIVAVSDDGGCSGHLRRKYNMPPPGDIRRCLTALAQQRGIAELFESRLSWESMGQRSFGNMILSDVFDNVENLQVVSDIMADCLDCRGRVLPASLTPCTISARDQSGKVVVGETRIAQSGIKPHRIGALNNQQANPHAVQALAAADLIIVGPGSFYTSVLPPFTIPGIAEAFALSPARRVLMINLAEEGKQTEGMRIFDYFESFTAHLDLAVGRSIDTVLVDALSMDRSVVWLPEAVKTMAAHLRRASDPASHDPLLTARALGRWFDLPFIGELGLPAPQPQVAQPRFDRPHGPLMEHPFSLS from the coding sequence ATGGCAGTGGTAAAGGATCGTCCTAAATCAATTGTGACAATCGGCGGCGGGCACGGCCAGACAAACATGCTGCGCGCCCTAACGATGCTCGAATGCGAGATCAGCGCGATCGTGGCTGTCTCGGACGACGGCGGATGTTCGGGACATCTGCGGCGCAAGTACAACATGCCGCCGCCGGGCGACATCCGGCGCTGCCTGACCGCCCTGGCCCAGCAGCGCGGCATCGCCGAGCTGTTTGAATCGCGCCTAAGCTGGGAGTCGATGGGCCAACGCTCGTTTGGCAACATGATCCTCTCCGACGTGTTCGACAACGTCGAAAACCTGCAGGTGGTCTCGGACATCATGGCCGACTGCCTGGACTGCCGCGGCAGAGTGCTGCCCGCCAGCCTTACGCCTTGCACGATCTCGGCCCGCGACCAAAGCGGCAAGGTGGTGGTCGGCGAGACGCGCATCGCTCAGTCGGGCATCAAACCGCACCGAATCGGCGCCCTGAACAACCAGCAGGCCAACCCGCACGCAGTGCAGGCACTGGCCGCGGCCGACCTGATCATCGTCGGCCCGGGCAGCTTCTACACCAGCGTGCTCCCGCCGTTCACGATCCCCGGAATCGCCGAGGCCTTTGCCCTGAGCCCGGCGCGGCGAGTGCTGATGATCAACCTCGCCGAAGAGGGCAAACAGACCGAGGGCATGCGGATCTTCGACTACTTCGAGTCCTTCACCGCGCACCTGGATCTGGCGGTGGGCCGCTCGATCGACACCGTGTTGGTCGACGCACTGTCAATGGACCGCTCCGTGGTCTGGCTGCCCGAAGCGGTCAAGACCATGGCCGCGCACCTGCGCCGAGCCTCCGACCCGGCAAGCCACGACCCGCTGCTCACGGCGCGGGCCCTGGGCCGCTGGTTCGATCTGCCGTTCATCGGCGAGTTGGGACTGCCTGCTCCGCAACCGCAGGTCGCACAGCCGAGATTCGACAGACCGCACGGGCCGCTGATGGAGCATCCTTTCAGCCTGAGCTAA
- a CDS encoding glycosyltransferase family 4 protein translates to MKLTFISDRYPPDVVGGAEISLFHLVNELKLRPGIEPQVVALTEQHEQVVNEQIDGVPVTRVPSRYDHRFPLPRVPVVVPWARDRPTGWRGKIWRREQRILAWFDRFSPWPLKRIWPAIKAHVKYLFKRTHTSFALKLALFCTNCVAYFRSRENIECLDEDFDRIIRIDELRSTVEALEPDVVHADNQRSIMRYAELDLPFPAVAMIRDMKFVCPRRVIIGHVGERPCTECDMACLATVPRPMRPLLRKVFEHNREYRLRCLAQFSKVVTTSAFLQSLMEREAGVQAQVVPNAVGEIDKMQNAKQRMTKRSQVPTVLSVGMLQRHKGIDHAIRIMPKLRKQVPDAELVIVGRGGYEPQLRKEIELLGASAYIRFAGFLTGEDLYQAYLDADLTVCFTRWPEPFGRVPLESMFFERPVVASRQGGFLETIEHGRTGLLVEPGDEQALLDAVAELMLDSERRLKMGRAGHESVLENYSPGAVAAAWERIYAEVASGAAS, encoded by the coding sequence ATGAAATTGACCTTTATCTCGGACCGCTACCCGCCCGACGTGGTCGGCGGCGCCGAGATCAGCCTGTTTCACCTGGTCAACGAGCTCAAGCTGCGGCCGGGGATCGAGCCGCAGGTGGTGGCGCTCACCGAGCAGCACGAGCAGGTCGTCAACGAGCAGATCGACGGCGTGCCGGTGACCAGGGTGCCCAGCCGCTACGATCATCGCTTCCCCCTGCCGCGCGTGCCGGTGGTCGTGCCCTGGGCCCGCGACCGCCCCACGGGCTGGCGCGGCAAAATCTGGCGGCGCGAGCAGCGGATCCTGGCCTGGTTCGACCGCTTTTCGCCCTGGCCGCTCAAGCGGATCTGGCCGGCGATAAAGGCCCACGTTAAGTACCTGTTCAAGCGCACGCACACCTCGTTCGCGCTCAAGCTGGCGCTGTTTTGCACCAACTGCGTGGCCTATTTCCGCTCGCGCGAGAACATCGAATGCCTGGACGAAGACTTCGACCGCATTATCCGCATCGACGAGCTGCGCAGCACCGTGGAGGCGCTCGAGCCGGACGTGGTGCACGCCGACAACCAACGCAGCATCATGCGTTACGCCGAGCTGGACCTGCCGTTTCCCGCGGTGGCGATGATCCGCGACATGAAATTCGTCTGCCCGCGGCGGGTGATCATCGGCCACGTGGGCGAGCGGCCTTGCACCGAATGCGACATGGCCTGCCTGGCGACCGTGCCGCGGCCGATGCGGCCGCTGCTGCGCAAGGTGTTCGAGCACAACCGCGAGTATCGGCTGCGCTGCCTGGCGCAGTTTAGCAAGGTCGTGACCACCAGCGCGTTTCTGCAATCGCTGATGGAGCGCGAGGCCGGAGTGCAGGCCCAGGTAGTGCCCAACGCCGTGGGTGAGATCGACAAGATGCAAAACGCCAAGCAGCGGATGACCAAGCGCAGCCAGGTGCCCACCGTGCTCTCGGTGGGCATGCTCCAGCGCCACAAGGGGATCGACCACGCGATCCGCATCATGCCAAAGCTGCGCAAACAGGTCCCGGACGCCGAACTGGTGATCGTGGGCCGCGGAGGCTACGAGCCGCAACTGCGCAAAGAAATTGAATTGCTTGGCGCTTCAGCATATATTCGCTTCGCAGGATTCCTGACAGGCGAGGATCTTTACCAGGCATACCTGGATGCGGATTTAACGGTCTGTTTCACCAGATGGCCCGAGCCGTTCGGCCGGGTACCCCTGGAGTCGATGTTCTTCGAGCGGCCTGTGGTAGCCTCCAGACAAGGAGGATTTCTCGAGACCATCGAGCACGGCCGCACCGGACTGCTGGTCGAGCCCGGGGACGAACAGGCCCTGCTCGATGCCGTGGCCGAGCTGATGCTCGACAGCGAGCGACGGCTGAAGATGGGCCGGGCCGGGCACGAGAGCGTGTTGGAAAACTACTCGCCCGGGGCGGTGGCTGCCGCCTGGGAGCGAATCTATGCGGAGGTCGCCTCAGGGGCCGCTTCGTGA
- a CDS encoding ABC transporter ATP-binding protein — MSVIQVDHVSRAFVIPHTDKATRRGRIETFMRGRAHSEDEKFYAVRDVSFSVERGETVGLVGRNGSGKSTLLKILANILRPTSGNLRVEGKVSPLLELGMSLHKELTAVENIFLYGGYLGMSRSWTEQRVERILDFAELERFRDAKLKSFSSGMKARLAFSVAIQVEPDILMLDEVFAVGDFMFKQKCLKEMGRFKEAGTTILFVSHDFGAVRRFCDRTLVMESGELIFDGDTEQALELYIYRAGEQRKQQVAAKGTKEPCAEDKSAPKPIDITVPKRWGNGPLRIERVCFLDKNGNEREAFRSGDPLRIRLHYSTEQPVADPVFGISLHNLKRVRVYGTNTRNLDKRIDSIAGTGAVDFIIPSFAMAAGEYLLTVAAHDYNDDSLVYDRIEREYSFNVANPYPFAGEVDLRAEFEVVQNV; from the coding sequence ATGAGCGTGATCCAGGTCGACCACGTCTCGCGCGCCTTTGTCATCCCGCACACCGACAAGGCCACCCGGCGGGGCCGGATCGAGACCTTTATGCGCGGCAGGGCGCACTCGGAGGACGAGAAGTTCTACGCGGTGCGCGACGTGAGTTTCAGCGTGGAGCGCGGCGAGACCGTCGGGCTGGTGGGGCGCAACGGCTCGGGCAAGAGCACGTTGCTCAAGATCCTGGCCAACATCCTGCGGCCGACCTCGGGCAATCTGCGGGTCGAGGGCAAGGTCAGCCCGCTTCTGGAGCTGGGGATGAGCCTCCACAAAGAGCTGACCGCTGTGGAGAACATCTTTCTTTACGGCGGCTACCTGGGCATGTCGCGGTCCTGGACCGAGCAGCGGGTGGAGCGCATCCTCGATTTCGCCGAGCTTGAGCGCTTCCGCGACGCCAAGCTCAAGAGCTTCTCCTCGGGCATGAAGGCGCGGCTGGCCTTCTCCGTGGCGATCCAGGTCGAGCCCGATATCCTGATGCTCGACGAGGTGTTTGCCGTGGGCGACTTCATGTTCAAGCAAAAATGCCTCAAGGAGATGGGGCGCTTCAAAGAGGCGGGGACCACGATTTTGTTCGTCAGTCACGACTTCGGCGCGGTGCGACGCTTCTGTGATCGTACGTTGGTGATGGAGAGCGGCGAGCTGATCTTCGACGGCGACACCGAGCAGGCGTTGGAGCTCTATATCTACCGCGCGGGTGAGCAGCGCAAGCAGCAGGTTGCGGCCAAGGGGACCAAAGAGCCGTGCGCAGAGGATAAATCCGCGCCCAAGCCGATCGATATCACCGTACCCAAGCGCTGGGGCAATGGGCCGTTGCGCATTGAGCGGGTCTGCTTTTTAGATAAAAACGGGAACGAGCGCGAGGCGTTTCGCTCGGGCGACCCGTTGCGTATCCGCTTGCACTACAGCACCGAGCAACCGGTGGCCGACCCGGTGTTCGGCATCAGTCTCCACAATCTCAAACGGGTGCGCGTTTACGGCACCAATACCCGCAATCTGGACAAGCGCATCGATTCGATCGCGGGAACCGGCGCAGTCGATTTTATTATTCCCTCGTTCGCCATGGCTGCGGGCGAGTATCTGCTGACCGTGGCGGCTCACGATTACAACGACGACTCGCTGGTCTACGATCGGATCGAGCGCGAGTATTCGTTCAACGTGGCCAACCCCTATCCCTTTGCCGGCGAGGTCGATCTGCGCGCCGAGTTCGAGGTGGTCCAGAATGTATAA